The following is a genomic window from Labeo rohita strain BAU-BD-2019 chromosome 15, IGBB_LRoh.1.0, whole genome shotgun sequence.
TTTAATTATATCAGCCAATGGAGGAAAGCATTTACCACACCTACACTGTAGTGCAATGACGCAGCGGAAACATGAACTTTCCTGATTCTGTGTCTGTAGACAACCACAAACCACTAGTCTATGGTTCTAGTTTGCATGCGTTCTCTGTGCTGCAAGTTCCTGGTTTAAAAAACAGCAGGTTGGTTTTGACTTTCCATTCAATGCGTTAAGCATAACAGTTGTACTGTTAGTTTCATTTAACGGCGACAGGTTTACTATTTTAAGAGAAAATATTTCAAGGTTCAATACTTCCTTTAAAAAGGGCAAGAGACATCATTTCAAAGTGTTTTACACCATAATTAACCAGTGTTTTTGACAATTTACCAGCAAGTCTtcattgtttacaaaaaaaaaaaaaaaaaaaaaaaaatgcacaattcctttttaaaataaaatagcaatgaAGCATTAAACTagacaacaataaaatatacttttaagttaaaaaaggacaactttaattttttatgtgctttttttaatgctgtatttttaCACATAAGTCCAAAAATCATACCTTTCTTtcatatcacttttttttattatttatttatttatttattttatttttagatatctCTAATGCTCACCATGGCTGCAATTATTTAATCAGTGAATAATACTATTAAGTAACAGTAGTATTAAGTATATAGAATATGCatgaatacaaatatacaaaatacaattttttaatataatttatttctgtgatgacaaagctgaattttcagcatcattactccagtgtcacagtcttgagtgtcacatgatccttcagaaatcattctaacatgctgatttgctgcttaagaaacattttttctattATCAGTGTTCTATAAACcgtgacattattttttatgatgctttggttaaaaaaacaaaaaaaaaaaaaaaaaaaaaaacaatagaaaaacagcagttatttgaaagaaatatttttgtttgttaacatgtttttttaaaagacaaacttttgaacagtaatgtatacacacagtattaggatatatatatatatatatatattaacaatttttaattaaacatttattcattatattgcACTGTAACTTATGAAAATCAAGCATATCTGCAAATCCACTTTCCACATTTTTGGTGGTCAGGTAGAAAAAGACATCTACAGTCCTAGAGTCTCAAGATAAAATCTAGACTCTCAAGATAAAATGTCAGTTTGAATTTTCAAAATGAATTTCTTGCAACAATCACTATTAGATCATCTTCACACTGTAATCAAGtgaaactaaaagtaaaatgctgcatgagaaaaaaatttactaTAATGCGTTCGATTTAATGAGCCTTCATCTGCATTGCAAAGTGTGTCTTGTGGTTAGTAGGACAAAGTTGTGTTAAATGACACTTTCACGTCGTAACGTGGATATCTTTGTCTCAATGTAGCTCATCATGTTGCTCATTCGTCTTTGCTGGCTTTTATCGTCACTGTCTCTCATCGAATCTGACATTTTCTTGAAGCCCAGCTGGGCTCTGAAGGCCTTACAGaagataaaatatataagtGGATCCAAACAGGCATTTAGCACTGATAGCAGGATCGTCAGCTCCTTCAGGACGTAGAATGCCTGCGCTGTGCAGAGTTTTGTCTGAGGTTTGATGAATGCATAAGGCAGCCTAACCAAATGGTAGGGCACaaagcacacacaaaaaaccaCCACCAGTACCAACATATTACGCTTTGATTTCTTGAATTTCTGGCTTCTGGATGTGGTCTGTGTGGACAACTGAGCTTGTCTAATCTTTTGCAAAGTCCCCCAGTACAACGCAATCAGAGACACCAGCACAAAGGTGAAGAGAATCATAGACACACTGTGAGTGATTTTGTAGACCAAACTGAGCTGGGGACTGTGTAAGGCCTCGCAGCCACTTTTCTCAGGCTTATGAACGTGACCCCAAGAGGTCAGGAGAAAAAGGAGCAAGTATACAGAAGACATGGCTAACAGGGAAAGCCACGCTCCTATGGAAATGTGTCGAGCGGTACGAACCGTCTGCAGAGCATGAGTCTCCAGTGGCCGGACAATCTTCAGGTACCTGAGATGATAGAACATATTCAAAATGCTGTTAAAATCAATTTACGCTATGCACTGTAAGATTAATGTACAGTAAATCACATCACATATATCAGGTGAGAGTAAAAGATTcataaaatgtcacaattacaATAATTACTTATTCAAAAATGAACGCTCTGCTGCTTCCGTCATCTTGCGTATCAGTGGCAGATGTTAAAAGCTCACCAGAAGGCTAATTTGCACTGGTTCTCTAGAAATTGTTTCTGTGGGTTTTATAATggtatttttcagttcatgagtAAAACAAGGTCTGTGGTGAACATAACTTGACGATACTCAGATATTTTGCATGTAGTGCATGTAATTTACGTTGTAGAATTACACTCGAACACTTCTGGCTTCACCACCGGATGATAATTCAGAATGCAATGAGCAATCCAGTCATTATATAGATCAGTAGTAACTATCgtcaattattccttacttaTGTGGCAAGTAGCTGTTATGGGTGGGCTTTGCATTGGGGTCCTGATAAGGTTGTCAAAATTTGTGATAACAACCAGCCAGATGTACATtacaaatccaaaaaaaaaaaaaaaaaaaaaaaaaaaaaaaaacacatttcttgtaAAATGAGTTGCATACCTGTTTGCTGCAATAAAGTCCATGAAGAGAATGCTTGCATACATGTTTATATAGAATGCCGATGCACCGAAGCTGCAGTAAATATTGCGCATTATATCTGAACTGTTGGCATAGTTAGCAATGCGCAAAGGCAAACAAAGGCAAAGGAAGAAGTCAGCTGCGGCGAGGTTCTTCATGTAGACCGTGACACTGGACTGGATGCGCTGATTAGTGCAGAAATAAACCCGCATTGTGATGCAGTTAAGCACCAGACTGACGAGAAACACTAGTGAGTATGCAAATATGAAAGCAGGGTGAGAGGGGATCTTTGAAAATTCACAGGaagcatttatttctgtgcCAGTTGTATTTGCTGTGATGTCATCCAGGGCAGTGGTTAGTGGTGCTGCAGTTCGAAGAATTTGTGAAACTGCTGACTCCATCTATAAATGCACAAGAGAGACAAGGTTGGTTGGAGTCATTGTACGTTATAAAGAAGTTTGATCACACTTCagtgcaatattttgagaagGTACGTTTATGGACATACTGCCCTTTTCACATTCTGTTTTTCATCTGGTAAaaagcaggtcatatgggtaTTCCAAGAAtatcttttttgcagtttgtaacgtaGCTATCCTTCAATGTAATTAGTCTGCAAAgctgttaatcaaaaaagtgcattatgCATAAAGATATcatctctcaaaagaaagagtcaaCTCAAAATCGCCTTAGCGAGTCGTCATATTTTCGAATCTTCTGCCTGTTCTCGATCTACATCACTGAGTACCACATTTGCACAATCCCCACCTGCTTGCACAATACAAACActctgacctgcccacaaacacttctgCTGGTTggtgtgtttacataatgttgAGAAGACActgtgaaagcaagtttgttttgtttcattgctgaaagatgatgtgaagaatcagtggttGAAATCCGAAATCCCCCCCCCCCATCCCATACGGTACCATAGCAATACAATTCAAACCTTTTGTTGTGCTCGTCATTTTCCTGAGAACTGCTTCTCTAATCCTCGAGAGTTAAATGCCAGATTCACTAAATGCTTGTTAAAGAAAGATACGTGCGtatcttctttatttggaccaaCAAACGTCTTcgaaccacaacctgtaagtacaaCTGATacgttatgtgtacattttcaagtgAGTGCTCAAAATATCCCCCTTTTTTTGCACTAACCCTGTTGAAAccagcatggctgctggttcgagctggtttaagctagtcatgtgctggtcctaagcaaattaaaagtataaaaaatatatattttttcatgaaaataaccaatcgttacactagataagacctttctttctcAGGTGGGATTGTTTAcatccgcatttgggattgtttgaagtcgcatttaaactgcattttggaagttcaaaatcggggcaccatataagtcaattatatggagaaaaatgctgaaatgttttcctcaaaaaacatattttctttacgactgaagaaagaaagacatgaacaagggggtgagtacattatatgcgaatctttgttttggaagtggacttctcctttaagaccctaaaaaatcatatcaacttgtggaaaatgggcatccgatgacccctttaagccaGCTCAAAGCAGCAGCcattcttcaaaacatacctaaccagcatatgctgtttttcaaCAGGGAATATGTGATGCATACCTAGAGCTTTAGGTTTCCAAGTAAACCACGATACTGCAGTCTCGAtgaaatagttctgataattcACTGTGAACCCACTGTTTCCTAAGAATGTGttgattaatgtagactgttgttttttttaattactttgtttaataataaataaggtTAAAACTTAGACGTAGAcgtattttggtttacaaactgtgttgtttcatcagttagtcaTGTTAGCACTCAGCTAACATatccaccattattgttttatgtgtttacaGTTTGGCAGCTAAAATGGGCTCGATTTGCttgcatgtttttatgtcattattttaaaaacagattggagcactatattattgttttatgtaaaggtgCTTGGTAGCGCTTGCTAACTTACTCAAGTACTCCTCTCTGTGCCAATCATAACAGgtttggccagctgaccaatcacagcagagtacactctaaaaagtgctgggttatttctttaaacacattgctgggttaattgtgctgggtcaaaattctgggttgtttgaggtactgtaaacacacagttgggttgatcatgctgggtcaaatggactttcaccactgaacatgcgggttgggttattttaacccaaccggtttgtttatttttccacttcatcGAACTTTCTGGATTCTTCACTCGTCTCCTCATCAGGCGGTCACGCAATTCGCAGCAAGCAGGATTATACGGTAAGTTAATATGGTTATTTgattatttacctttattttttaataagttgtgGTTTAAAGCACAGTGATTTCACTGTTTAATGCGATATTTGATGTGTCGCTGTGCGGGGTTAGCGTTTTATTCTGTGAATGATTAACGAACGTTAAGTAGCAGCCTATAGTGAGGTACTTTTTTGCCTCAACAATC
Proteins encoded in this region:
- the LOC127177211 gene encoding P2Y purinoceptor 14-like, whose product is MESAVSQILRTAAPLTTALDDITANTTGTEINASCEFSKIPSHPAFIFAYSLVFLVSLVLNCITMRVYFCTNQRIQSSVTVYMKNLAAADFFLCLCLPLRIANYANSSDIMRNIYCSFGASAFYINMYASILFMDFIAANRYLKIVRPLETHALQTVRTARHISIGAWLSLLAMSSVYLLLFLLTSWGHVHKPEKSGCEALHSPQLSLVYKITHSVSMILFTFVLVSLIALYWGTLQKIRQAQLSTQTTSRSQKFKKSKRNMLVLVVVFCVCFVPYHLVRLPYAFIKPQTKLCTAQAFYVLKELTILLSVLNACLDPLIYFIFCKAFRAQLGFKKMSDSMRDSDDKSQQRRMSNMMSYIETKISTLRRESVI